From one Rhopalosiphum padi isolate XX-2018 chromosome 2, ASM2088224v1, whole genome shotgun sequence genomic stretch:
- the LOC132919570 gene encoding DALR anticodon-binding domain-containing protein 3, whose protein sequence is MYVLNDFFNALRLFVQTHAELDIDIKMPMLNHHINGHIRFYSTKNLQNLVEKLVEDLTIVERCSWSSDYLSIWLKKELWASTVMKEILTSGCKYGCNNDHKGTVVSVSSDECNDSVTCFRIELLKEAIQNLAKMNGYLIGSNGLDLLVSKKNNPKNSNLVLCGNVVCNVKVKEYKQRKQDSITKMSANRIESEEYPIDIISKLCHASIVYELLSVRHSKVINTECDTSNKDSGIFIMYNYSRLCQVWEAYEKGVIENFYESLPDICSVNFGLLTSNEEWLLILNHLSMYPLVIQQSVKHLLSASVDVHRLCKFLMEMSSAVSLFYHRHHILSDPISSLLPLMHARLYLVKASIQVYENVFQLLGIDAVREM, encoded by the exons ATGTATGTTTTGAACGATTTCTTCAATGCATTGCGATTGTTTGTCCAAACCCATGCGGAGCTAGACATCGATATTAAAATGCCAATGTTGAACCATCACATTAATGGACACATCCGTTTCTATTCAACTAAA aaCTTACAAAACCTTGTTGAAAAGTTAGTGGAAGACTTGACAATCGTTGAACGTTGCTCGTGGTCTTCagattatttatcaatatggttaaaaaaagaattatgggCATCCACAGTTATGAAAGAGATATTGACGTCTGGCTGTAAATATGGTTGCAATAATGATCACAAAGGCACT GTAGTCTCAGTCAGTTCTGACGAGTGTAATGATTCAGTCACATGCTTTCGCATTGAACTATTGAAAGAGGCAATTCAAAATTTGGCCAAAATGAATGGGTACCTAATAGGAAGTAATGGATTGGATTTATTGGTGTCTAAAAAAAACAATCCAAAAAATAGTAATCTCGTATTATGTGGTAATGTTGTTTGTAATGTGAAAGTCAAAGAATATAAACA GCGAAAACAAGACTCTATTACTAAAATGTCAGCTAATCGTATTGAGTCTGAAGAATATCCGATCgatataatatcaaaactatgTCATGCATCTATTGTCTATGAATTATTGAGTGTCCGCCATAGTAAAGTTATTAATACGGAATGTGATACATCAAATAAAGaca GTGGTATTTTCATAATGTACAATTACTCAAGACTATGTCAAGTATGGGAAGCATATGAAAAAGGTGTTATTGAAAACTTCTATGAATCTTTACCAGACATTTGTTCTGTTAACTTTGGATTGTTGACTAGCAAT GAAGAATGGCTTTTAATCCTTAACCATCTATCAATGTATCCATTGGTTATTCAACAATCTGTCAAACATTTGTTGTCAGCCAGTGTGGATGTCCATAGATTATGCAagtttttaatggaaatgtCATCGGCAGTTAGCCTGTTTTATCATAGACATCACATTTTATCT GATCCCATTTCAAGTTTATTGCCGTTGATGCACGCTCGATTATATTTGGTCAAAGCGTCAATACAGGTGTATGAAAATGTTTTCCAATTATTAGGCATTGATGCTGTACGCGAAATGTAA